CTAGTTCGTCTAACAAGATAATAATTTGCTCAGGCAATATGTCTTTGAACAATACTGCTTCCCTCATTCTTGCTCTATATAAGTATGAGAATATAAATATAACAATTGATGAGAGATAGAAATGTCTAAGCCTAAAATAAAACTACCTGAACCATCATTTAAGAAATGTTTATCAAAAGATTATATTGGAGAGGAAAAGCCATCAAAAATACCGAGAAGAACCATTATCGTTGAATGGGTTATAAACGATTTTATGGGGTTCTTATGGATGTATAGATGAGGATTGTAGAAGGAGAACGGTGCCTTCGGCCGGCGCAACATATCCTATGTAAATCCATGTATTTGTTAGAGAAAATGGTGTAACGGGTTTAGAGCATGGAATACATTATTATGAACCATTTACCCACAGTATTATCTTAATCCACAGATGTGATCAACATAGGAAACTATATTATGCATGTTTAAACCAGAAATGGGTGTTAGATGTCCCAATAAATATTGTTATAACAGCTATTTATGAAAGAACAACTTCGTGGAATGGTAGGAGGGGAGGGGGGTTTAGATACATTTATATGGAGTCATGACATATTAGCCAAAACGCATACTTGGTCGCTACATGTCTAGGACTGGGAACAGTTGCTGTTGGAGCATTTGATGATGAGGAAATAAGGAAAATAATTGGATTAAACAATAAATATCTAGTCCTATATGTGTTTCCTATAGGGAAAATCTAATAGTCAACCGGGTCTAGTTTAGAATCATAGCCAGATTCAATAATTTTATGTTTTAATTTCCAGGATCAATAATTAATTCATTAATCGAAAAATACTGTATAAATAACTATTAGCAAAAAATATAAAATTATTGATAATATTAAAAAGTATTGTAAATATTAATACTCAGATATAAGGGAATAAAATTGTTCCTGAGAAAATACAGTACAGAAGCTAAGAGACTAAGAATAAAAAGAAAAGAACTAGAGGATGAGTATCTAGGTTTCTATGCAGACTTAATAATTAACCTATGTAAGTTACAGCCTAGAAAACTATATGTTGTAGGATTTTTTGAGGAGAAAAACAATATGATCTATGATGTTGAAGAGGGGGTTATAATAGAAGATGGAATACCATACTATGTGAACAAAGAGAGAGGAATAAAAGAGAAGCTAAAGGATCCGGAGGATATAAAACTAGCTGTTAAAATGGCGCTCGGAGAATTATTGTTACTAGTGGATCCTCAGAGAGTTGTAAGCGATGTATTGAGCCAGCTGGTTAGGGATAGAGAACATTTAAGGACGATTGGATTTTAGAGACAAAATATTATGTGGTGCTGTAACAGTTATGGTTGCAACTCTTTTTCTATGATATAATCTAACACTACGAATATAGACTACGTAATCTGGATGGGTTAAAGATACTTGTCTATTGATTTTTTCAGCAATTACTTTTATAGCGTCTAGAGAGTGTGCAGGCATACGAGTTTCTTGCCAGTAGAGCCTGCCTCTTAGACTTACCCGATACGTTTTATCTTCTGGAATCTTTTTCTCGGCAAGCTCAGCTGATTTTTCAGCAACAACTTCAACATATGGATCAACGATTACATCTATTGGTATAGCACGATACATTATGTTTAATTCGTCTTTTCTATTCCTCAACTCCTCCACAGCCTTATACGGATCATCGACTTGTAATAATATAACCGATGTACCCGCATCTACAACTCTATAGTTTCCTATAATGCTTCTCAGAATAGATAATACGTATCGATAATTATCAAGCCCTGGCTCATGTGTTATAATGAGATTAAACGACAATACACATCTCCACCATATTAGTTTGATAGTCAATATCTAATCATTTATCAATGTATAATAAATATATCATATCCATACCTACTATTCAATGCTTAAATCGTGGAGAACAAATAAAATAATATGTCTTTAATATGGTTATATCTCAATGATAGCAAATAGAAGGTGGCATTTTGTGATTGCAAGGATTGGTAGAAAAATAATCAT
This is a stretch of genomic DNA from Staphylothermus hellenicus DSM 12710. It encodes these proteins:
- a CDS encoding THUMP domain-containing protein, producing MSFNLIITHEPGLDNYRYVLSILRSIIGNYRVVDAGTSVILLQVDDPYKAVEELRNRKDELNIMYRAIPIDVIVDPYVEVVAEKSAELAEKKIPEDKTYRVSLRGRLYWQETRMPAHSLDAIKVIAEKINRQVSLTHPDYVVYIRSVRLYHRKRVATITVTAPHNILSLKSNRP
- a CDS encoding nitroreductase family protein, which gives rise to MVATCLGLGTVAVGAFDDEEIRKIIGLNNKYLVLYVFPIGKI